One Nicotiana sylvestris chromosome 12, ASM39365v2, whole genome shotgun sequence genomic window carries:
- the LOC138884062 gene encoding uncharacterized protein: MAVVWDGRVRSCPRGVPGVSRGVGKGSRVGTRGKEGNGKEGACRLRIGSWNIGTLTGKSIELSKILQKRKVNIACVQETRWAGTKVRNADGYKLWYSGVVRGKNGVGILVDRDLRESVVKEGFDEIVRSIPPTERLFIGGNFNGYIGAAAGSYGEVHGGFGLGDRNGGGTSLLDFAKAFELGIANSTFPKREEHLVTFRSLAVRTQIDYLLLRRCDRGLCKDCKVIPGETLATQHRLLVTDIDIMMKRKKRAKRMPEEWRLSTVVPLYKNKDDIQCCNVLEDG, translated from the exons ATGGCTGTGGTGTGGGATGGTAGAGTAAGGTCATGTCCTCGAGGGGTTCCGGGGGTGAGCAGGGGGGTGGGGAAGGGGTCAAGGGTTGGGACGAGAGGAAAGGAGGGTAATGGGAAAGAGGGAGCTTGTAGATTGAGGATCGGGTCGTGGAACATAGGCACGCTGACAGGCAAGTCTATTGAGTTGTCAAAGATTCTCCAGAAGAGAAAGGTTAATATAgcttgtgtccaggagactaggtgggcagGGACGAAGGTGAGGAATGcagatgggtataagttgtggtactctggagtcgtaaggggtaagaatggagtgggtatcttgGTGGATAGGGATCTTAGAGAGTCTGTGGTTAAG GAGGGCTTTGACGAGATTGTGCGTAGTATTCCACCTACTGAAAGGTTATTTATTGGAGGGAATTTTAATGGCTATATTGGGGCGGCTGCTGGTAGTTATGGCGAGGTTCATGGTGGCTTTGGCCTTGGGGATAGGAACGGAGGAGGTACTTCGCTGTTAGACTTCGCTAAGGCTTTCGAGCTGGGGATTGCGAACTCGACTTTCCCGAAGAGGGAGGAGCATCTGGTTACTTTCCGAAGTTTGGCGGTGAGGACTCAGATCGATTACCTTCTCCTCAGAAGGTGTGATAGAGGATTGTGCAaggattgcaaggttatcccGGGAGAGACCCTTGCGACTCAGCATAGGCTCTTAGTGACAGACATTGACATTATGATGAAGAGGAAGAAAAG GGCGAAGAGGATGCCGGAGGAATGGAGGTTGAGTACAGTGGtaccgttgtacaagaacaaagatGATATCCAGTGTTGTAACGTGTTGGAGGATGGCTAA